DNA from Nitrospina gracilis Nb-211:
GGGCGGACATGCGCCGTGCGGTTCTGCGCGAATCCACCCTCATCCGCGCCAACCTGAACGACGCCAAACTGATCAAGGCCGACTTTTCGAAAACCGTGACCACCGCCGCCAAACTGACGGGAGCGGACCTCTCCCGCTCCAGCTTCAAGCAGGCGGATTTGACGGACACCGACCTCTCTGATGCGAAGCTCAGTATCGGTGTGTTTTTCGAAGCGAATTTCACCAACGCCCAGCTCACCCGCGCGGAAATCAAGGGGGCGAAACTGCACGGCGCGCTGTTTCAGGACACGAAGATGATGCGGGTCGATTGCACCAACGCGGACCTGACCGAAGCGAAGATGATCCGCGCGGAAGTGGCGCGGGCCCGATTCAACGGAGCCATCATGCGTCGCGCCAATCTGGAAGGCTCCAACCTGAGCGAATGCATCCTCGATATCGCCGACCTCAACAACGCCATCCTGAACGACGTGAAGCTCGACGGCGCGCACATGAACCGCACCAAGCTCAACGACTCCAAACTGCGCGGCGCGGTCCTCCGCGGCGTCAACCTGAGCCGCGCCAAGCTCGGGAAAGCGGACCTCACGGACAGCGACCTGAGCGACGCCAACCTGGAAGGCACGGACCTCACAGGAGCCCAGCTGGACGGCTCCGACCTGAGCCGGGCAAACCTGAAAGAAGCGGTGCTGGAAAAGGCCTCACTCAAAAACGCCGCGCTCGTCGGGGCGGACTTGCGCAAGGCCAAACTGAAAGGCTGTGTGCTGGAAGGCGCGGACCTGGCGGGGGCGAGACTGCGTCATGCGTCGCTGGTCAAAGCCGCGCTCAAAGGCGCGGACCTCCACCGCACCGAACTCGATGAAGCGGATTTTTCCAACGCCGACCTGCGAGGCGCCAACCTCACCGGCGCGAAGCTGTGGGGCGCGAACCTCACGCAGACCAACCTTGAAGGCGCGAAAACCGAGCACGCCGATTTCACCGACGCCAAGGGGTACAAGTAAGACCGGCGACATCCGCCACCTGCCTTCCCTGCCCTCCAGGCGTCCGTTCCCGTTTTATATTTCCGTGCAAAAAAAAACGCCCCGCAACCATTTCATCTCGAAACGGTGCGAGGCGTGTTGTTGCTTCTCTGCGCACGGCTAGGCGAACTCGAAATCCAAGACGGGTTCCTGCCTCAACGCCCGTTCTTCTTCCAGAATGTAGTCGTCCACCAGTTCATGGTAATCGTCGAACCAGAACGCTTCCGGATTGCGCCTGTACACCATGAAGCGCGAACTGTTCCGGTTCTCCGCCGCACGCTGATACTTGAAGTAGATGTTGCGCGCCGACAGGCCGATGATTTCGATTTTGCCCGTGCTGTGCGACATCACGAAGCGCGCCCGCTTGGCGAGGCCGGAGCCGCGCATGCGGGCCAGTTCGAAAATCTCGTATGCCTTTTCGATCGGCAGGGTGTATGGACGGTTGCCCAGCGTTGGCCGGCAATGGAACACGTAGTACGGCGGCACGCCCATGAATGACAACCGGTTCATCAGTTCGCTCAGGATCTGCGGATCGTCGTTGACCCCCGCAATCATCGGCGTCTGGTTGACGACGATGGCCCCGGACCTCATCAGGAAATTCAGTCCGCGCACCGCTTCTTCCGTCAGCTCGCGCGGGTGATTGAAATGCGCCATCACATAAATGCGCTTCTCCGGCAGGCTGTATTTTTCGAACATGGCCCGCAGGGAATCGTCGTTGTAAATGCGCATGGGATTGAACGCCGGAATTTTCGTACCGATGCGGATGATCTTCACGTGATCGATCTCCCGCACCTGCCGGATGATCGGCTCCAGCTTGGATGTGGACATGATCAGCGGGTCGCCGCCTGTCAACAGGACATTATTGATCTCCGGATGCTCGCGGATGTAAGCCAGGCCCTCGGAGATGTCCTTGGTGACTTCGTCATTTTCGTCCATGAACAGCCGCTTGCGGAAACAGAACCGACAGTAGGCCGCGCAGACTTCGTTCACCAGAAGCAACGCGGTGGAATCGTACTTGTGTTCGATGCCGTGGGCCACGGTATAGGACTCTTCGTCCGAGGCGTCCAGCCGTCCCCATTCATTCAATTCGCTGACGTCGGGGATCACGATTTTGCGGATGGGATCGTCCGGATCGTCCCAGTCGATCAGCGATTGGTAGTACTCGTTGGTCCGGAAAATGAACTGCTCGCTGACCGGCTCCAGCGCCTTTATGTTTTCCTGGCTCAACTCCGGGATTTGTCCCAGTTTCGTCAGGTATTTCGGCTTCTTGTCGCCACCCTTGTATTGAGACTTCTGAAACATGCCAACACCCCCTTTAATATCTGCTGCGAGGCCTTCCGGCAAAATTCGTAGCAAAGGTGATTCCTTTCAAAGAGCAAAACTTCCCCGAGGGTTTTACTCTTCTGCAACTCAATTTTCAGCTAAGGATTATTCAAATGAAACCAGGGTTCGGCTTCAATGGCGAATCCAATGAATCATTGGACCGGGGATGGAATGGTTCCCTCTTCAAAAATCAAAACTCAATTTTTGAATTTATGTAAAAAGAGAAAATATGATTATCAAATTTATGAGGGTCGATCAACCTCTAATTGGTTTCGATTCACCCCAAACAATTTGAACTGTGCTTTCTTACATTTTCTCACAATTGCAAATGGTCGAGTGATTTTATGAAAAATAAAACTTTGCACAAAAAAAAATTTCTCATTCATTCCCGTTGAAACTTTGCAATGAATCGCAAAGGCACAAAAAAAATTTTTAACAAAGATTTTTTCTTCACATTTCTATTTTGGGAATTGGATGAGCGGAACCCCGCTTCACTTGTCAATACAACGTCCTTAGTTTCCGGAATCGCCATTAGCCCAATCAAACGGCAGGGTTAACCGGGTACCGCAAAGCCATACCCCGGTCCGGGCCGGAATCAATTTACCCCCAGGTTCGGGATTCCCGGGTTTTCCCGCAAAAATCGGTGGATCTATCTTTTGCCACAAAAGCGAAAGTAAGGCGAAATAAAAAGGGCCGCCAGAGTTTTCCGGTCAAGACTCAAACCCAAAAACAACATACTAGAAAACAATCAAAGAGAATGTCAGCGAAGAAGGGGGAGTTCTCCCACAGGCTGTCAGCCCGAGGACAGAACCGACAGAGATTCGCCCACTTTGCGGAAAGCCTCCACCGCCCGGTCAAGGTCTTCGGTCTCGTGAGCCGCTGAAATTTGCAGGCGTATCCGCGCTTCGCCCTTCGGCACCACGGGGTAACTGAAGCCGATCACGTAGATGCCCTCCTTCAGCAGAGCGTCGGCCATCTGGTGCGCCAGACGGGCCTCGCCCAGCATGATGGGGATGATGGGATGCTCGCCGGGCTTGATGGCGAACCCGGCCTGGGCGATGCGCTCCCGGAAATAGCGGGTGTTGGCCGCGAGCTTTTTAACCAGATTTTGATTAGCGTCGATGAAATCAATCACTTTCGAGGTGACGGCGGCAATCACCGGCGACAGCGAGTTGGAAAACAGGTACGGCCGCGAACGTTGCCGCAACAGGTCCACCACTTCCCTGCGGGCGGCGGTGAATCCGCCGGACGCCCCGCCCAGCGCCTTGCCGAAAGTCGAGGTGACGATCCCCACCCTGCTCATAACATCGCCATATTCAATGCTTCCGCGTCCGGTCGGGCCGAAGAACCCGGTGGCGTGGCTGTCGTCCACCATCACCGTCGCGCCGTAACGGTCGGCCAGATCGCATAAATCCTTCAACCGTGCCACATCTCCGTCCATGCTGAACACGCCGTCGGTGGCGATGAGCTTGAACCGGTATTTTTCCGCCGCCTTTTTCAGACGCGTCTCCAGGTGATCCATGTCGCTGTGGCCGTAACGGAAGCGCATGGCCTTACACAGGCGGGTGCCGTCGATGATGCTGGCGTGGTTGAGCCGGTCGCTGAACAGCGCGTCCTTTTCCGTCAGCAGAGTCTCGAACAGGCCGGTGTTGGCGTCGAAGCACGACGAATAAAGGATTGTGTCCTCCATGCCCAGGAACCGGGAAACCTTGCTTTCCAATTCTTTATGGACTTCATGCGTGCCGCAGATGAAGCGCACCGAGGCCATGCCGTAGCCGTACCGGTCGAGCGCCTCCTTACCGGCGGCGATCAACTCCGGGTGGTTGGCGAGCCCCAGATAGTTGTTGGCGCAGAAGTTCAGCACCTCGCCTTCGCGGGTGCGGATGTGCGCGTGCTGGGAGGATAACAGGGTGCGTTCCTCTTTATATAACCCCGCCTCGCGGATGTCCTGCAACTCCTGCCGGATGAATTCGAGATGCTTGCTGTCCATATGCGCGTCGCCTCCTTACGATTGAGGAACGGGGTCGGTCAGAACCGGAAAATGATCTTCGGATGTTCCTGAATGGCGCCTTCAAACGCGTCGCGATCGAAGGAATGAAACGGGAACAACGTTCCTTTCCCCTTATTCAGGATCACCTCGTAAATTTTATCCTGCAGGTCGTGGCCTTTGGACATCAACAGGTTGCTCATGGTGTACCAGGTCTGGAACACCTCGCGGCCGACGATGCCATGCAGGGTTTTGCCGTGCATGATGATCTGCTGGTAGTCGGTCAGGGTGAAATCCCCCGCCGACAGGCCGAACAGGATGACGTCGCCTCCAGCGCGGGTGGCGGCAATGGCGGTGTTGAGGGCACGGTTGCTCCCGGACATCTCGAACGCCACGTCCACCCCGGCGCCGAAACAGTCGTCTCGGATGCGCTGGGCGATGTCCGTGTCGGGTCCCGTCTCCCCTGCCTCGACGGTCTTGTCCACCGCCAGCGTCCGGTCCACGCCCAGCCTCTCGGCCAGCTTGAGATTTTTTTCGTTGGGATCGACGCCGATAATGTGGGTCGCGCCCATCGCCCGCGCCACCAGGATGGTGAACAGGCCGATGGTGCCGCACCCGAAAATGGCCACCGTACGCCCGCGCAGGTCCACCCGGCTGCACGCATGCACCGCATTGCCCAATGGGTCCTGAATCGCCGCCACCTCCGGCCGGATGCGGTCGGTGTCCACCCGCCACAGCTCCTTGGCCGGGAGCTTGATGTAGTCGGCGAAACAGCCATCGGTGGAGATGCCGATGATCAAATGGTCGGCGCATACGTGCTGGTCGCCAATCTTGCACTGGTGGCAGCGTCCGCAGAAGATGTGGGATTCAGTCGAAACCGTATCGCCCGCCTTGTACCCATAATGATTGGCGGCGTAGGACCCGGCCTCCACCACTTCGCCCAGCAGTTCATGGCCCATGATGCGGTAATGCCGGCCTTCCCGGTGCATCGAGTCGAAAATCATGTCGCGGAACGACTTGCGAAACCAGATGCCCTTGTCGGTGCCGCAAAATCCGGCAAACCGGGGTTTGATGATGACCTTGCCACCGTCATCGGGGCACTTGCGTTCGTCGAGCGACGGTTCACTCACGTCGGTGAACGTCATGCCGCGGGTGGTTTCCCAGTCTTTTTTCTGGATGTCGAGAATGAGGGCTTTCACAGGGTGCTCCCAAAAAGGTTACATATTTTAATATGGGAACTGACGACGACGGGCGCAAACGAATTACAGGGTTGGGAAACGCGGAGTTTCAGGAAGCGGGACGCGCCCGGTGCCGCGCCCAGTCGCGCAGGTACTGAACCTTTTCCTTCATCGTCACCGCCAGGGGCACGGTCCGGCCGATCTCCTCAGCCACATCTTCGGTGGTGAACTCGCGGTTTCCGGCAAACGCACGGTACATGGCGGAGAGGATCGCCTGTTCGATCTCCGCGCCGCTGAACTGCTCCGACGCCTTCGCCAGCGCCGCGATGTCGAATTTTTTCGGATCGCGTTTTTTGAGGCGGATGTGGATTTCGAAAATCTTCGCGCGCTCGGCTTCTTTCGGCAGGTCGATGAAGAAAATTTCGTCGAAGCGGCCCTTGCGCAACAGCTCCGGCGGCAGGTCCTCGACGTTGTTGGCGGTGGCGATGACGAACACGGGCTTCGTCTTCTCCTGCATCCACGTCAGGAACGTGGCGAAGATACGCGCCGTGGTGCCGCTGTCCACCGACCCGGAACTCTGGATGCCGGAGAAGCCTTTTTCGATTTCGTCCAGCCACAAAATCGTCGGGCTCATGGCCTCGGCCTGGTGGATCGCCTTTCGCATGTTGTCCTCGGAGGAACCGATGAACGAATCGAAAATCTTGCCGACGTCGAGGCGCAATAAGGGCAGGTTCCATTCGGCGGCGATAGCCTTGGCGGCGAGGCTTTTGCCGCACCCCTGCACGCCCAGCATCAGCAGACCTTTCGGCTCCGGCAGGCCATAGTCGCGCGCCTTCACACTGAAGGCGCGGCCGCGCTCACCAAGCCAGCTTTTCAGTTTGTCGAGACCGCCCACCTCGCTGAGTTGCGTCGAGAGGCCGATGAAATCGAGGATGCCGCTTTTGCGGATCAACTGCTTTTTCTCTTCGATGATGGAGGGCAGATCGTCCCAGCCGAACTGCCGCCCGGTGATGAGCGCCTTGGCGAACACGTTCTCGGCTTCGTTGCGCGTAAGACCCAGCGTCGCCTGCACCACTTTTTCCAGCAACTCCGGCGGCAGGTCGATCTTCACCTTGTCGCTGTCGCGGTACGGCGCGAGCAGTTGGTTGAGTATGGCGGTCAGGTCCTTCGCGTCGGGAAGCGGCAGGTCAAACACGGTGATGTCCTTTTCCAGTTCCGGCGGAATCTTCATCACCGGCGACACCAGCACCACCGTCTTGTAACTTTTCTTGAGGTTGGTGATGAGGTCGCGCAGGCGGCGCACAACAATTTCCTTTTCCAGGAACGGATGAAAATCGCGGAGCACGAAGATGGCTTTTTTGTCCGACGCCTCGATGTGTTTGAGGATGGACTCGGGGTCATTGAAAGTCTGGCCGCCGGCCTTCGAAGGCACGAGTCCCTGCGACAGGCTCCACACGAACAACTCTTTGCGGCTCGACCGCGCGATCTCTTGCAGGATCTCCCCGGCGCGCGCCTCTTCCGAAGTCACCAGGTACAGCAAAGGGTACCGGGCGCGGATGGACAGGGACATGTCTTCCTTGAGTCGTTTCATGGCGTCTCCCGAGTCGATTAAAATTCAAGATAGCCGGAGCGGTCTTCCAGATCCGCCGCGTCCGCGATCAATTGATGATAATGGCACTGTTTGGCGTCCAGCACCACCAGCCGGTTGGTGCCGGGGCTGGCGGCGAGGGTCTTCACGGTGGCGCCGCAATGGATTTTCCACACCAGCTCCCCCGCCGGCACGTTGTAACACGAAACCGCATCGCGTGCCGGCGCCAACTCCAGCAAACCATCGCCGTGCTGGGTGAGTGCCGAACGCGAAGAATGAAGCGTCGCGTCTTGCGGCTGGTAGCCGAGTTTTTCAAACACGAACGCGTGTTTGCCCGTACCGCGGAACACGGCGAAGCGCGGCAGGAGGTCGATGCCGCCCACCGCCTCCGGCAGGGAGAATTTCCAGTCGCGCTCGCCCTTTAAGTTGAAGCGGTGGCACCCGCCGTCGCGGCACCCCAGGTACAGGCCGGACTCGTCCAGCGCCCAGGCATCGATGGGCGCGTTCAGGCGGAGGCGTTTCCCCTTCATCGTTTTCAGGTCCAGCAGGATCGCCACCGCCGGCGACGTGTGAAAGGCCGCCATGCGACTGCGCTGGTGCAACAGAATACGGCGGATAGGCAGGTTGAAGTCGTGCGAGCCTTTCCTGTTGCCGCTTCCGGAATAAAACCCCACCCAGCCGCTGGCGTCGTACGTCATGAAAGCCGCGCCTTCGGGATCGATCCCCACCGCTTTCAGCGGGTAATGATAAAATCCAATCTGCGTCTCCTTGCCGGTTGCCGTGTCCAGCACCCACAGTTCGTTCTCACTCCAGAAAAACGCGCGTTCGCCGGAGCTGGAAAGCCGGGCGTGGTCCATGCCCGTCATGAAGGTTTGCGACAACCGCTCCCGGCCCGTATCATCGAGCAGGCGGAAGTCCTTGCGCCCACCCATCAGAAACCGTTTGCCGTCGGCGGACAGGGACAGCACCGGGTCGCCGTGCGCGAGTGACGGCGGCACCTTCTGCTTCCATATCTCTTTTTTGTCCGACACCTCGCTGAAACTGGTGAGTTCCAGGTAATCGGTGCGCGCCTCCGTGTCCTTCACGAATTTGTAGCAGGAAAGCACGCCGGTTTCCTCGAACACCAGCACCCGGTCGCCCTTGCGATCCACGAACAGCGCTTCCACCGCGTTGTCGAGTTTCGTCTGCCACACCACCTGCGCCTCACGGTCCACCATGTATACCACCTGGAACGGATCGGACAAAAGCAGGTAGTCGCCGTTGCCGCTGACATCGATGTGGTCCACCATGCGGTCGAGGTCGATATGACGCAGGGTGCGCGCCTCGCCATCAAAGATGTACACCCCCTTGTCAAAACAGCAGATGGCGAGCGCGTCACCGGAGTCGCTCGCCACGATTTCCGACGGACGGTCGCGGCCGAGATCGATCGCCGCCGGGCAGTTGACCAGCCACAGGTTGGCGCCGTGACTGGTGTACAGGCCGAGCGAGATCTGGTTGTGCACGATCCAGAACTGGTCCTTTTGCCCGACGGCACGCACCACCCGGCGCGGCGTTGGCAGAGGCAGGCGCTGGTGGATGCGGCCGGAGCCGTCGAGCTTCAGTGTCTCCGCCTTCCAGCCCCACAGGTAAAAGAAACCGCCCTTCGCTTCCACCGAGGTCCATACCGCGTCGTAATCCTGGCGGAACGTCTGCCTGCCCGAAAAATCGAATCCCGTAAGGTGACTATACTCATCCAGCACCGCCACGCGTTTTTTGACGGGCAACAACCGCACCTGCCTGACGGGCCGACCGACGTTCGCATCCCACTGAATGTGGCCGTTGGCGTCGAGCAGTTGCACGTGGCCACCCTCGAAGCCGAGCGCCAGCCAGTGGGAGACGCCGTCGTAGTCGGCACAGGTGACATCCCCCTGCACTTCCAGCGCCCACAGGCGGACACCGGATTTTCTGGTTTGCGATTGTGAGCGTGGCGGCACGGCGTGCGTGATGGGATTAAAGTAATGGTCACGAATTCAAGGGGGTATCAAAGCCCCTCCATCCAATGTAACGAATTTACCGGATTTTTAAAGCCGGAAATGGCGATCGAGGAGGAGCCGTGAAGGTTCAGCGGGAAGGCGGTTCCGGCAAAAATCCATTCAGATGATCCGCCAGCAACCCGGCGAGGGTATCGAGATCGAACGGCCAGGCGTATTGCAGAATGAGGTCGGGAAACTGACTGCGCAGAGTGGTGAGAAGTGCCGGAATTTCCCGTTCCGAGTGGGAGCCGCCCGGGGTGAACATGGTGGGCACAACGGTGACGTGGGTGAACTCCGCCTCAACCAGTTTTTCGACCGCTTCCAGCACCGTGGGCGCGCAGAATTCGTTGTACGCCACCACCAGTTTGGCCGGGGCCACGCGCGGCTCCAATTTCCCGGCCAGCCGTTGCAGGCCGTGGTGATACGGATCGTTCTCCGGCGTGCGCGGCCAGTTGCGGATCTGCCGGTCGAGGTCCATCTCCTCCGCCGTTGGCGGCTGGCCCGTGCCCTTGCGCTCGCCCTCCAGCCGTTTGAGCCGCGAAACCCAGTCCGGCGGGCAGTCTTTAGGCAGGCCTCCGTGCCCCACCAGCACCACCGCGCGTTTCGCTTCCGTCATCGCACACCCTCACTCTTTTTCGCAACATTCGAACTGGTCGTCGGACACCCATTCGATGTGGATGTTGTCCGGCAGGCGCGTGTCCCGGTCCAAATACGCCAGTTCGAGCTGATCACACGTCAGGTTGGTGGCGCCGCTCAGGTCCGCACCGTTCAGGTACGAGTCCTCGAACTCGACGTCTTCCAGGTTGGCATTTTTAAGGATGGCTTCGCTGAGCACGGCCCCTGTGAGGTCGGCCCCACTCAGGTCCGCACCGGTGAGATCGGCGCAGATGAGATAAGAAAAACTCAGGTCCGCGCCCTGCAACTGGGCGTGATCCAGCTTGGCCTTCATCAGCTTGCGGTTGCTCAGGTCGGCTCCCGCCAGCTCGTTTTTGGTTTTCTCAATTTTGACTTTGAATTCAATCCATTCCGGCAACATGATTTCAATCGAATCTGTAATGGTTTAAAGGGGGTGCAGGCGAAACCAGATCAATGTATTCTTGAATCCGCCCGCTTGTCAACCGGATGCGGATCTTTTCCAGCCGGCCTCGCATCGAAACCCGGCCCGGCAAGCATGATACCGACCCCTGCATTAAAAGCCGCGTTTTCTCCGGCTTTCGACAACTCCACATTTTTAACCAAATTTGTCTTTCTAGGGCAATGCAAATGCACCCCTTACCCGAATCTAACAAACACTGCGTAACTTCTAGCCATGCGGAGCCGGACCCGCATCGACCCGAAAAGCTGTGGGTTGCAACTTCGAATTCAAGTCATCAACGCAAAAAGAAAGAAGGAGGACGGTAATGATCCGGAATTTGATCGCTGTGCTGGCCGTGATTGGCCTGCTGATCCCGGCCCAGGCGGTGTGGGCGGAGTCGGATACGGAAAAACGCCTGCGGGTGCTGGAAGAGAAACTGAAACGGTTTGAAAACCTGGATTCCCTTCCGCAGAAGGAGGACTACATCAAGGTGCGGTACGCCAACCCGGGTTTTGAAATGGAAACCGCAGACGGCCTGTTTTCCACCAAGCTCGTGTGGCGTGCGCAGTTGCGGTACACGTTTCCCCACCGCTCCGATCCGCGAAGCGTGTCGGACTTCACCACCCGCTCCGACGCGAGCAACTTTGAAGCCCGCCGCCTCCGCATGAAAATCGGCGGTCACGGATTCAAGCCGTGGATCGACTATTACTTTGAAGTGGACCTGCAACCGTCCCGCGACGTGGACGACAGCAGTACCTCCTCTTCCGCACGGGTCATCGACTACCGCATCACCCTGCAACCGATCGACGAATTCGGTATCCGCGTGGGTCAGTGGAAAGTCGACTACAACCGCGAGCGCGTGGATTCCTCCGGGCGCCAGCAGTTTGTAGAACGGTCCATCGTGAACCGCGTGTTCACCATCGACCGCCAGGTGGGTGTGCAGGTGCGTGGCCGCCTGTTCAAAGGCACCTACGCCGACATGCGGTACTGGGCCGGTGTGTTCAACGGCGAAGGCCGCTCCGTCAACAACCCGGACAACGACATGATGTACATGGGCCGCCTGCAGTGGAACTTCCTCGGCCGCGACCTGAAATGGCGTCAGTCGGACGTGGCTTTCCATAAAGAGCCGACCGGCAGTCTCGCATTTGCCGCGGCCACCAACAACGGCAAGTGCAGTCGCTGGAGTTCATCCGGATGTGGCAACCTGAGCGGCCTGACCGGCCCCGGCACCACTTCCCAGAACTTCAAAGTCGAACAGTACGTTCAGGAATTCGCGTTCAAGTACCGGGGCCTGTCGATCCAGGAAGAGTTTCACTGGAAGGACGTGGAAGACAAACGCAACATGACCACCCACAAGTACAAAGGTATGTACGCGCAGGCCGGTTACTTTTTTCACGGCTTGATTCCGCAGATTCCCGAGAAACTGGAACTCGCCGCCCGCTACGCGTTTGTCGATGCGCCGGTGGCGACCAACGTGGCGCTCCAGGATAAACGGGAGGAATACACGGTCGGCCTCAACTACTTCTTCTCCGGCCACGACAATAAAATCACTGTCGACTATTCCTTCCTGGAACTGGAAGATGCATCTACGGGAATGAGCTTCGACGACAGTCGTGTCCGCCTTCAGTGGGACGTTTCCTTCTAAGGAAGCCGCACCCACAATCAGGATTGCCCCCGGAAGTCCCTCAGATTTGCGGGCTTTATAACCAGCGATCGGGATTCTTCCTTCTCACTGGCTTACCTCCAGTCGGCCGCCCTCCCCTGCGGGAGAGGGCGGCCGGCTTCTTTTCTCAGTTACATTATGCCTATACGGGCACCTTTCCAGTTAAACATAAAAAAAATCATTTAAAATTAGAGATTTACGAGTATCGAATTTTTTCGATAATATGTCGTTTTTTTTGTGGTTGTTTGGCTTATTTTGGTTAGAATAAACTCTATGTCTTTTTCCAATGTTCTACAGTTGAAATTCGTATGCGAACTAAAACCTTGAATATCGCGTCCATGCAGAAAATCCAAAAGGAAAGGGCAAGACTCTCTTTCAGGCAGTATTTCCAGTACGATCTGGCCAATTTGAAAGGAGACTTTTTTGGGGGCGTCACCGCGGGCATCGTCGCCCTTCCTCTGGCGCTCGCCTTTGGGGTTCAATCCGGGATGGGAGCGATCGCCGGGCTCTACGGCGCGATAGCGCTGGGATTTTTCGCCGCCCTGTTTGGCGGCACCCGCCAGCAGATAAGCGGCCCGACCGGCCCCATGACGGTGGTTTCCACGGTTGTGGTGATGACCGCCATTCAGAGTATGGGCAGTCTGGAGGCCGCCTTCGGCACCATCATCACCACCTTTTTTATATCCGGGATGTTTCTGATTGCGTACGGTGTCATGAAACTCGGCACCTACATCCGCTATATCCCCTACCCGGTGGTTTCCGGGTTCATGACGGGTATCGGGGTGATCATCATCATCCTGCAGATCTTTCCCTTCATGGGGCAGGAGTCGCCTAAAAAAATCCTGTCCGTCTTTCATGAACTGCCCGCAGCCCTGACCGCCATCAACTGGGAAGCCGTTCTGGCGGCTTCCGTCACCATCGCCATCATTTATATATTTCCGAGAATCACCAAAGCCATTCCGAGCACGCTGGTCGCGCTTCTTGCCGTCTCCGGTATTTCCAACTGGGTGGGACTGAACGTGCCCCTGATCGG
Protein-coding regions in this window:
- a CDS encoding pentapeptide repeat-containing protein, with translation MADLTREEVEEILNQLKEVREREAEEAESNKGKAQEEPAEEEAEAGNEDGQNEESEDGETATAEAKEKGEEPEEEKEDIPHLRDLDLSGLDLSNLIFYGADIRNSKLVGTNLTDSDLSDCVLDQADLTKADLTDSILNDTRMTQANLTDAVLERADMRRAVLRESTLIRANLNDAKLIKADFSKTVTTAAKLTGADLSRSSFKQADLTDTDLSDAKLSIGVFFEANFTNAQLTRAEIKGAKLHGALFQDTKMMRVDCTNADLTEAKMIRAEVARARFNGAIMRRANLEGSNLSECILDIADLNNAILNDVKLDGAHMNRTKLNDSKLRGAVLRGVNLSRAKLGKADLTDSDLSDANLEGTDLTGAQLDGSDLSRANLKEAVLEKASLKNAALVGADLRKAKLKGCVLEGADLAGARLRHASLVKAALKGADLHRTELDEADFSNADLRGANLTGAKLWGANLTQTNLEGAKTEHADFTDAKGYK
- a CDS encoding KamA family radical SAM protein gives rise to the protein MFQKSQYKGGDKKPKYLTKLGQIPELSQENIKALEPVSEQFIFRTNEYYQSLIDWDDPDDPIRKIVIPDVSELNEWGRLDASDEESYTVAHGIEHKYDSTALLLVNEVCAAYCRFCFRKRLFMDENDEVTKDISEGLAYIREHPEINNVLLTGGDPLIMSTSKLEPIIRQVREIDHVKIIRIGTKIPAFNPMRIYNDDSLRAMFEKYSLPEKRIYVMAHFNHPRELTEEAVRGLNFLMRSGAIVVNQTPMIAGVNDDPQILSELMNRLSFMGVPPYYVFHCRPTLGNRPYTLPIEKAYEIFELARMRGSGLAKRARFVMSHSTGKIEIIGLSARNIYFKYQRAAENRNSSRFMVYRRNPEAFWFDDYHELVDDYILEEERALRQEPVLDFEFA
- the kbl gene encoding glycine C-acetyltransferase — protein: MDSKHLEFIRQELQDIREAGLYKEERTLLSSQHAHIRTREGEVLNFCANNYLGLANHPELIAAGKEALDRYGYGMASVRFICGTHEVHKELESKVSRFLGMEDTILYSSCFDANTGLFETLLTEKDALFSDRLNHASIIDGTRLCKAMRFRYGHSDMDHLETRLKKAAEKYRFKLIATDGVFSMDGDVARLKDLCDLADRYGATVMVDDSHATGFFGPTGRGSIEYGDVMSRVGIVTSTFGKALGGASGGFTAARREVVDLLRQRSRPYLFSNSLSPVIAAVTSKVIDFIDANQNLVKKLAANTRYFRERIAQAGFAIKPGEHPIIPIMLGEARLAHQMADALLKEGIYVIGFSYPVVPKGEARIRLQISAAHETEDLDRAVEAFRKVGESLSVLSSG
- a CDS encoding zinc-binding dehydrogenase produces the protein MKALILDIQKKDWETTRGMTFTDVSEPSLDERKCPDDGGKVIIKPRFAGFCGTDKGIWFRKSFRDMIFDSMHREGRHYRIMGHELLGEVVEAGSYAANHYGYKAGDTVSTESHIFCGRCHQCKIGDQHVCADHLIIGISTDGCFADYIKLPAKELWRVDTDRIRPEVAAIQDPLGNAVHACSRVDLRGRTVAIFGCGTIGLFTILVARAMGATHIIGVDPNEKNLKLAERLGVDRTLAVDKTVEAGETGPDTDIAQRIRDDCFGAGVDVAFEMSGSNRALNTAIAATRAGGDVILFGLSAGDFTLTDYQQIIMHGKTLHGIVGREVFQTWYTMSNLLMSKGHDLQDKIYEVILNKGKGTLFPFHSFDRDAFEGAIQEHPKIIFRF
- a CDS encoding AAA family ATPase, with amino-acid sequence MKRLKEDMSLSIRARYPLLYLVTSEEARAGEILQEIARSSRKELFVWSLSQGLVPSKAGGQTFNDPESILKHIEASDKKAIFVLRDFHPFLEKEIVVRRLRDLITNLKKSYKTVVLVSPVMKIPPELEKDITVFDLPLPDAKDLTAILNQLLAPYRDSDKVKIDLPPELLEKVVQATLGLTRNEAENVFAKALITGRQFGWDDLPSIIEEKKQLIRKSGILDFIGLSTQLSEVGGLDKLKSWLGERGRAFSVKARDYGLPEPKGLLMLGVQGCGKSLAAKAIAAEWNLPLLRLDVGKIFDSFIGSSEDNMRKAIHQAEAMSPTILWLDEIEKGFSGIQSSGSVDSGTTARIFATFLTWMQEKTKPVFVIATANNVEDLPPELLRKGRFDEIFFIDLPKEAERAKIFEIHIRLKKRDPKKFDIAALAKASEQFSGAEIEQAILSAMYRAFAGNREFTTEDVAEEIGRTVPLAVTMKEKVQYLRDWARHRARPAS
- a CDS encoding sirohydrochlorin chelatase, whose product is MTEAKRAVVLVGHGGLPKDCPPDWVSRLKRLEGERKGTGQPPTAEEMDLDRQIRNWPRTPENDPYHHGLQRLAGKLEPRVAPAKLVVAYNEFCAPTVLEAVEKLVEAEFTHVTVVPTMFTPGGSHSEREIPALLTTLRSQFPDLILQYAWPFDLDTLAGLLADHLNGFLPEPPSR
- a CDS encoding pentapeptide repeat-containing protein — encoded protein: MLPEWIEFKVKIEKTKNELAGADLSNRKLMKAKLDHAQLQGADLSFSYLICADLTGADLSGADLTGAVLSEAILKNANLEDVEFEDSYLNGADLSGATNLTCDQLELAYLDRDTRLPDNIHIEWVSDDQFECCEKE